The sequence TCATCTTGTAAATTAATATAACCTTATCAGTACTGTCAAGTTAATTAATTCAGAAAACCGGAGGCTTCAGGAGGTTAAACTGAGCCAAGTGTGGATTTGATACACTTTAGaacattaaaatagaaatcaCTGTGACAGCAGCAGCAACCAAAACAATAATGCAAGCAAAACAATCCCAGGTCATTAAATCACCCCCACTTCTATGTAAAAGCCACGGGTTGTGCTTCTAAAATTGACCATCTAAAACCTGCAGATCTAAAATTGAAAATACTGACACATTAAAAGAACCCCGAATGAAGGCAAATCTCAGAACTCACTTTGGTAGATGCTCTTTTGGTTTTCAAAGGAGAGAACGCAATGCAGGACTCAGCATCTGGGAGTGCTGGGCTGGCCTCCTTTGCCTGTGGCCGGGCCGGCTGTCGGCTGGCCCCCACCTGGCTGAGCTGGTTGGACTGATGCCGTCGCCACAGCCTCTGAGAGCGGCACGACTCTCCACTGCGCCGGCTGGGACTGTGGCAGCTGCTGGAAGGCAGACGGGAGCTGGACCAGCCGCGGGGCAGGGTTCTGCCCAGGCCTTGTCTGGGCAGAGCCGGGCCGAGACAACTGAGCTTGCTGGGGCTGCAGAACACTTCCGACGCCATTGAGGTTAATGACAGCAGCTTGCTGAGCGGGTAGGCCTTTCGGTTGACTGCTGGAACCCTGCGCCCTGGAAACCTGCACCACCGGCTGCGGCAGATGAGAAGTGGCGGGCTGCGGCTGTGGCTGCTGTGGCATCAAGTGGCAgagcagctgctgcggctgctggGCCTGCTGCAGGATGTTTGAAATGTCCGAACCCTGTGGGACCCAGAGAACCCTTACGGGCCTGAGGCTTGAAAGGTTCCCTAACACATACTGAACGCCTCCTTGAGAAGGAGCCTGTGGCGCCGCCGGCCCTGCGTTCTGTGGCTGGCCTCCTGAGGGCAGGCTGCTGGGCTTCACTCCTGAAGGGGCCCTGGCCCCACGGGGAGAGCCCTGAACGGGGTTGGATCCTCTCACCACAGTCCGGACTATGCGTACAGGGCCAATCAATTGAATGACCTTGGGGTCAGTGCAGGTGGCCTTGACCTGGATGACCGGGGTGATGTGGGATGCGCCTGCAGAAGACACGGTGGCTGCAGGAAGTGTGCGAACTCGTTTCACTTCCACAGAAGATTTCTGGGGAAGACTTGGTGGCTGCCAAGCAGGGGCACGAGATGGAAAAACCCGGATTGCCTGCTGTGAAGGAACAGGCTTACCCAAGGAGCTCTTTCCTGAGCTGCCGGGAAGGCTGATGGCTGGAGGTGTGTGTTGGCCTCCCTTGCCCAGTACTGCGGACGGAATGGACACGGCCTGAGGCTGTTCTGCTGCTCTCACTGGACAAAGCTGGCtgagactggtgaagccactggaGCCCTGTGGCACCCTGACTGGACAAATCCTCTTCTTCCCAACTTCCTCGgactctctggctgctttcacagCACCAGTCTTGGACCCAGGCGTGAAACTATAGGAATGGTCATCTGTGGAGGAGTGGAGGTGAGACATCTGTCTCCCACATCTGACTTTTCTACGTGGCCTTTGCCCAGAGATAAATGGATCATTCAGAGACTGCATGACGGCCGGCTTTGTTGTCTCGGTTAGATTGCCAACTTGACATCCAAATAGAGAATCATCTTGTGCCTCCAGGTCCGGCCAGTCTGTTGGTTGTGCATCATCGTATGTGACAAACTCCTCCTCAGCATATTTGTCCATATCCACTTTTGAAGGGAAATCCAAGTCAAAGGGTAGCTGTTCCCACAGATCTACAAAATtttcatctttgaaaatgtcaaggTCATCCAGCAGATCTGCTTGACTTTCTTCGCTTTTTTGCTCCCGAGCCCATCCTCCTAGCTCAGGAGGGGGTGGGCTGCAAGACACCTCCGGCTGCGGATTCAGGGAGGCTGCAGAATCATTCTGTAGGCTCCGACTCGTTGCAGGAGCGTTCATCTTTTGCTTGTTATAGAGCAGCTTGTTTTCGATGCAGGCTACTGATACAGAAGGGTCAAGGCACAGGGGCTCAGCGGTAGCTAAGATCGGCTGGCTCTCAAGTGAAAGTTTGTCTTCCTGGGTCCGTATCTGTTTATCGCTGGTTATGGAGTGTACATCAAAAGCTAATGTCTGCATCGTTGGGCGTAAGAGAACATGCCTGCTTTGGTAACCACTGCGGTCCGAGTCCGTGCTCTGTCTATAGTCCCGTACCTCAGTGATGACACACCCGCTCTGGAAAACGTTAACCTGAGACTTTTCCAGGACATCCACCAAATCAGGAGACAGTTCCTCAGCATCCAAGTATTGAAGAAAGTCCCTTTCCTCATAAGGCAGTAGAACCATCTCTGAATAAACTTTCGTTTCTACCCGCAGCACCAGCGAATACTCCTTCTCACCTGGAAGTAGGTTGACCACTAAACAGGGCAAGGACTCCCTCTTAACAAGCTTCTCTAGCAAGTGCACATTTCTCGTCAACTCCTCCGTGACTTCGGGCTCTTTCCCGCACTCTTCAACGTATATGTCATACAGCTTTTCATGCAGAGATTTTTCCTCAGTAGATGAGGATTTCCTCTTTGGAGGTCTCTGTTGGGCGCTTTTAATGCCACGGTCCGCATAGTCCAAAGCTCGCTCTAAAGCTCTTTGCATTATGATACAAAGTGGGGGCCCTAAAAGAAGAGAAAACGTAAGTGCAGTGCGCTGTCGCTCGGCTGACTAGACCGTCTGCAATATCGATGTATCGTTTTGCAAATGTTGCGACTCAACCGAGCGGCGCCCGGCTTCACCTCAAAACGGACCCCAGAAGCCCACCGGCCCAAAGGCCATACCCCCGAACGCGCCCGGCCTCGTCCGCCAGCAATACGGAAAACA comes from Eptesicus fuscus isolate TK198812 chromosome 1, DD_ASM_mEF_20220401, whole genome shotgun sequence and encodes:
- the LOC129148828 gene encoding transcription factor SPT20 homolog, which translates into the protein MQRALERALDYADRGIKSAQQRPPKRKSSSTEEKSLHEKLYDIYVEECGKEPEVTEELTRNVHLLEKLVKRESLPCLVVNLLPGEKEYSLVLRVETKVYSEMVLLPYEERDFLQYLDAEELSPDLVDVLEKSQVNVFQSGCVITEVRDYRQSTDSDRSGYQSRHVLLRPTMQTLAFDVHSITSDKQIRTQEDKLSLESQPILATAEPLCLDPSVSVACIENKLLYNKQKMNAPATSRSLQNDSAASLNPQPEVSCSPPPPELGGWAREQKSEESQADLLDDLDIFKDENFVDLWEQLPFDLDFPSKVDMDKYAEEEFVTYDDAQPTDWPDLEAQDDSLFGCQVGNLTETTKPAVMQSLNDPFISGQRPRRKVRCGRQMSHLHSSTDDHSYSFTPGSKTGAVKAARESEEVGKKRICPVRVPQGSSGFTSLSQLCPVRAAEQPQAVSIPSAVLGKGGQHTPPAISLPGSSGKSSLGKPVPSQQAIRVFPSRAPAWQPPSLPQKSSVEVKRVRTLPAATVSSAGASHITPVIQVKATCTDPKVIQLIGPVRIVRTVVRGSNPVQGSPRGARAPSGVKPSSLPSGGQPQNAGPAAPQAPSQGGVQYVLGNLSSLRPVRVLWVPQGSDISNILQQAQQPQQLLCHLMPQQPQPQPATSHLPQPVVQVSRAQGSSSQPKGLPAQQAAVINLNGVGSVLQPQQAQLSRPGSAQTRPGQNPAPRLVQLPSAFQQLPQSQPAQWRVVPLSEAVATASVQPAQPGGGQPTAGPATGKGGQPSTPRC